Sequence from the Lepisosteus oculatus isolate fLepOcu1 chromosome 13, fLepOcu1.hap2, whole genome shotgun sequence genome:
taagcaattattattattattattaaaaataacattaactttattttgttcATGCTGCTTCTTGGCATTGGAGAGAGGATGGAATAATGCACGTTTCTGTCTAATGTAAAAATCTGGCAACTTTATACCAAGGGCACAGGCTGCAATTCATTCTTACCTTGTCATATACTCCCAGTTCGATCTGTCCATAGAGTCTTCCATCTAGATTAGAAACCCTGACAACATCACTCAAGTCTTTGGGGACGAAGGACTCCAGCGTCTCAGCCAGCCATTTCCACCGCTGACAGTCCAATTCATTGCAAAGCAATAGACCTACAATTCAGAAACATTGCGCGGCTTCAATGACAATCTCCCGCACATGTTCTGGTTTCATAAAGACAAAGGCTCATCCATTtccttaaatataataataaattactttGTGGAAGTGTATTGATTTGTAGGTAtcaatttattattttgcttaCATCTCATTTAGTCATTTTACTCCAAAGCCCCATCAGGACATTATGTTTTTCAATCAATATCATGCACTTGCTCTAATCTCTAGCAAGTAAAAAAATTCTGCCTTAGAAACTggtttctctataaaaatgacACCTACAGGGCCTTTCAAATGAATTCATGCGGGCTATGAATATGTTGTCAATTTATCGATCAGGATCTTTAATAGACTGCAAAAATAATCTCCTTTTTTTCTCACTCACAGGACCTGCTTGTTtctgatgttttaaaaatgaagaaagtttACAGATGGAACACGATTAGACACGAGAAAGTTTCTGACTAACATCTAGGcccgtctttaaaaaaaaaatccattaagcTGTCACAGTCGTCTCAGGACATAAAAGTACATCTGACAAGTTATAGGAGTCACCAATTAATTCCAAATAAAACGGCATTAATGAACTAGATAAATGCGATATGCTATTGTGAGGATTCCCTTGAAAGAGCTCTGGGTACAAGGCTTCTTCCAGAAAATTTACAAATACTATTGAAAAGACCCCTAAAAGTGTATAAAGCAGGAACAGTTTTCAGAtcctattttttaaatcaaacaaaaaacattttactattATACAAGAAAGGTGAGCAAGGCTTCACAAGGACATAGCTGCTTAAAGATATAACTCTACAAAGCTGTCATAAGATATTTCTCTTGCTGACTTTTCTAAGCAAAAAAAAGACCAGCCAGTGCTGTCAGAGTCCAACACCCCCTGACACTGCAGTACTAGATGCTGTAGTGAGAAGAGGCCCCCTGACAGCCAACTTCCCAACACGCCACAGCTCTGATGCCCCGACGCCACACACATTCAGCAGCTCTGACACACAAACGCACTGAAAGCTCAGCTTTCAGACTCTCAAACACTGACGCACCCAGAACCCACAGCTCTAGACACTGTGAAACTCCAGTGATCTGACAAACTGGCATACTGAGCATTCAGCAGATCTGACACCCCTGCACTCTACTTCATTAGTCACCAGCTGAAGGACCACAATTGACCGATCGATCATGGAGCCTCTGACAGTCGGTCTAAGTCCTCagtcatcttttttttccagcctaAAGCAAGGCATAAGATAAAACTCCGTCGATGACTGCAACAGACCAAATGCTTTCAAGCCAATTGTGGTGACACAGAGTTATGAGTTGACCTCTGCAATGTGACATTATGTGGCATTTATTCATTGCAAatacagaactgaaaaaaaagaaaaaagcttaTTGTGTGGGTTGCATGTCTACTGAGCTGCTGGATCCAACATAcagacactccacacacaccacAGAGATCTGATACACAGACACTCCAAATGCTCCGCAGATCTGACACACACGCTCAATATGCTCTTTGGAtccgacacacagacactctacTGACTGAACTGATGACACATTCAGCTgctctaacacactgaccatttacaaaaaaaaagacagaagtcAGGCAATCCGTGAAATCATGGGTGAACAAAGGAAACCAGGGTGTGCAGTACCTGGGCTGGCACTTTGCAGGATTGCCACTGCTTTGCCACCAGGAGCCGAACACATATCCAGCACAGTTTCGTCGTCCTTCACCCCCAGGGCCAGCACTGGCAGCAGGGAGGCTGCATTCAGGAGGTAGTACTGCTTGAGCTGTCCAGGCCGATAATGCTGGGAGGGGAACCTCAGGGGCTCCTGGTGAATAAAACACtgcagggagctggagccttcgggcaggaggcaggaaTACCCCAGGGTCTgtagctgctgctgcagcttgTGGGAAAGACGGAACCGGTTCAGCATCACCGCGTACTGCCAGCACTGGGGCTGCAGCAGCACCTCCCTGGACAGAACGCAGAGATCTCAGTAAGGGCTTTACTTGCAGGAACTTTTGAAGTGTTATGGTGGATGTACCTAACCATAAGCTTTATGTAACTAAGCAATTTCTGCAAGAGATGTTCCTAAGTGACATGTTGAAAAAACAGGAGTGAAAAGTCAGAAAAATGTCCTTTTAATGTCCATTCATAAATGTCCACATTTAATGTCCATTCATAAATGCAGGGTACAAATTATCACTGCAATCTGCAGGTACTTGAAGGAACCTGTCAATAACAACAGTCAGTAGTCAGTAGCCAGAGCCCACAACTATATATTAAAGCAAATATTGGTGCTTTGAAGCAACGGACAGCAAGAAATACTGTAGAGTCATTTACTGCTTCTGCCAGCAGGGAGTTAGTCTGTTTCTTACACTAATGACTACAAGACAACAACTATAACATgcaatttcaaaacaaatggccacataaaatatatatttgaaaataatacacatttcaattatttcattgttgttattcttcattttttgtatcacagatgtgataatttgcttctcaCCTCCTGAGTATAACATCCTACCAGCAGCTCAGCTTAAGACAAATCGGTAACACTGATCAATTCCACTCTGATCGACAGCAGAAACAGTGAACATGTGATCAGGGACACTGTTTgcttcacaaggcaagaaaatgtACAATATTCAATTTATGCTGATCAGGGATTATGGAGCTATATGATGATCTGTGCAAGTATTACAGATATTTACATCCATAAATGTGATATGTAAACACATGAACATCATCAGAGTTCATAAATGGTGTGTGTGGTACTTTAATAAACGTTAAGAAAATACCAGGATGTGGATGAATGTTAAGAAATACAggttacaataacaaaacaaaatcaggtTATTTTTGGTTTCTTAAGGAAGGAGTTTTCAGCCAGAGGTCCAATGACTGCTGATGTTGTCGAAGGCATCTCACTGATAACAGACACTCAGCAAATCTGCTCAGATAGGACATATATTGCATgcgtttttttctgcttttaataTACGACTAAGATGTAAAGACTGACTTTATTCAGACTGGATACTTGTTGAGCTAGATCGTTGCTCTAAGGCAATCACCCATTTAAAGATAATCGCAATAACTAATACATTCCCAATCATGAACAGCAGAGAGCGCTACGATACTTCGGCGATTAAATAGTCAGGAAGAAGGTGCATATATTTAAAGATATTCGATCAAATATATAGCAGTGAATTTGAAAAGAGAAACCTGGCTTTAGCCCACACATGACCGAGCTCCGCATAGTACAGCTCATCGAAGTGCTCCAGCACACGTTCACACACTTGCCGCCGAGGACGGGTGTTCCCCTgccgagagaaaaaaaaatatatatatacgaGTTGCTCTGGAAATGAATTGTACACaaacgtaaaaaaaaaggttatggGGTTGgttagtttaattaaaaaaagactaccatgtattaaacattacagcCTCGGGTTTTACAAACTTAAATTTTAAGCAACATTTCGATTTCAACGAGCACCACTTGCGGATCTGTATAAGCTAAATAAAAATGCTCACTTGTATCTTGGTTTAAAGATGTTTGCCCACTTATTGCTCATCTAATGTTGTATTGCCGTATTTAATATCGTAACATTCTGGGAGTCCCGTTGATTTTATaccgtttttaaaaccatcTTAAACTCGAATGGTATCTTACTGATTCATAACATTCTCTTACCTGAGTTTTTACACATTTCCCAGTACCTCCGTGTGTTTTATATCCCTTGTGTTTATGAATATCACGGTCTAGCTGTCGATGAAGAAATTGTCTGCATTTAACACTTAAAACGTTTGAACATCGACTAGACAGGAAAAGTAAGTGGTGTACTCCACTGCAATAAAAGCCGAAGAACATTTCATTCTATATTTTCCAAATGTATATAATTTACTTCTAAAAATGCAGCTTATTTCAGTCTGACAGGGGACAATTTAGATGGCCGCACATTGTCCGTCATTATTTGTGACCCCACCGCTACCACACTATACACATATGTTCCGCTCTAATCTAAATTAATTCCACCTTTAAACTCCTTTAAAACACATAAGCATCAAATATGCCCcgcatttattttaaacttaaatGTACATGTGACGTGAGTAGCTCTAGAGTAAACCGATCTGATTTTGATCATCTGAAAACTTTTTAGATACAAAGTTTCTAGcaacaaaactattttaaaatctcTGTTGCCATAAAGGATTGAACATTTTTAGATAATAATGTACAACTACCACTTggtgtataaaataaaatctaacgTGAAGGTGAACTCCAGTTTAATTAATCATAGACAAAAGACAGCTTATCTCCAAGCAAAAATAAGTGTATTAAAATCAAGCAAAAATCTTATGCTATGATAAAGTGTGTGGAATGTACCATAACCTTTTCACTTAAgtcatacaaaatatatattataaaatgaacacaatatttgcatttacagtaaaaaatgaACAGATTTACAAAAACAGTACGGAGCATATCATTTACTTTAAATAGCATCTGTGTTGCTTAGAAAccaaacacagcacacagcaagaCATTCATTACTAATTCCTTGTGAATTTTGATGCTAACCTATTTATTTTGCATAAAAAAGAACCCAGggcaaaacaatattttgtatacaaattaaaaaagaaattcaaatgtaaaatattttttaaataagttttgTCCAACCAGCTTATGTAACAGCCTTAAAAGTATATAGTTCTCTGATCTGATATGTTTTATTGAGC
This genomic interval carries:
- the nsun3 gene encoding tRNA (cytosine(34)-C(5))-methyltransferase, mitochondrial, giving the protein MFFGFYCSGVHHLLFLSSRCSNVLSVKCRQFLHRQLDRDIHKHKGYKTHGGTGKCVKTQGNTRPRRQVCERVLEHFDELYYAELGHVWAKAREVLLQPQCWQYAVMLNRFRLSHKLQQQLQTLGYSCLLPEGSSSLQCFIHQEPLRFPSQHYRPGQLKQYYLLNAASLLPVLALGVKDDETVLDMCSAPGGKAVAILQSASPGLLLCNELDCQRWKWLAETLESFVPKDLSDVVRVSNLDGRLYGQIELGVYDKVLVDAPCSNDRSWLFSSQPDRAAVRIQERATFPILQEHLLRSAVAALRPGGVVVYSTCTLSQAENGGVVRSLLASCPHVQLEDLGALKDGLSQEFAFAQADPHGLLVVPAHGRTWGPMFVAKLRKIH